The following proteins come from a genomic window of Pseudomonas sp. MAG733B:
- the tolQ gene encoding protein TolQ has protein sequence MEANVVDHSSMWSLVSNASIVVQLVMLILVAASVTSWIMIFQRSNLLRAGRRALESFEERFWSGIDLSKLYRQAGSNPDPDSGVEQIFRAGFKEFSRLRQQPGVDPEAVMEGVARAMRVAISREEEKLEQSLPFLATVGSVSPYIGLFGTVWGIMNSFRGLATAQQATLATVAPGIAEALIATAIGLFAAIPAVIAYNRFAARSETLLGRYYTFADEFQAILHRKVHTSEE, from the coding sequence GTGGAAGCTAACGTCGTCGACCATTCCTCCATGTGGAGCCTGGTCAGCAATGCCAGTATCGTGGTGCAACTGGTAATGCTGATCCTGGTAGCCGCATCGGTGACCTCATGGATCATGATCTTTCAGCGCAGCAACCTGCTGCGCGCCGGTCGACGTGCCCTGGAGAGCTTCGAGGAGCGCTTCTGGTCGGGTATCGACCTGTCCAAACTTTACCGTCAGGCGGGTAGCAACCCGGACCCTGACTCGGGTGTCGAGCAGATCTTTCGCGCCGGCTTCAAGGAATTCTCCCGTCTGCGCCAGCAACCGGGCGTTGACCCGGAAGCGGTGATGGAAGGTGTGGCCCGTGCCATGCGCGTTGCCATTTCCCGCGAAGAAGAAAAGCTCGAGCAAAGCCTGCCTTTCCTGGCCACCGTCGGTTCCGTGAGCCCGTATATCGGTCTGTTCGGTACCGTCTGGGGCATCATGAACTCCTTCCGCGGTCTGGCGACCGCCCAGCAAGCGACGCTGGCCACTGTGGCACCCGGTATCGCCGAAGCACTGATCGCGACCGCGATCGGTCTGTTCGCGGCCATCCCAGCCGTTATCGCTTACAACCGTTTTGCTGCTCGCAGCGAAACCCTGCTCGGCCGTTACTACACCTTCGCCGATGAATTCCAGGCGATCCTGCACCGCAAAGTGCACACCAGCGAAGAATAA
- the ybgC gene encoding tol-pal system-associated acyl-CoA thioesterase, whose product MRAQNGLEPFAHRCRVYYEDTDAGGIVYYVNYLKFMERARTERLRELGFAQSQLAEEDLLFVVHSSEARYHAPARLDDELLVSAEVIELNRVSLRFKQQVRRATDDALLCEGQFLVACVRTESLKPRAIPEALRAAFADVSGAGTHSKQEIKRGS is encoded by the coding sequence ATGCGCGCGCAAAACGGGCTTGAGCCTTTCGCACATCGTTGTCGCGTTTATTACGAGGACACCGATGCGGGCGGCATCGTGTATTACGTTAATTACCTCAAGTTTATGGAACGGGCTCGAACCGAGCGGCTACGAGAGCTGGGCTTTGCCCAATCGCAGCTGGCAGAGGAGGACCTGTTGTTCGTCGTGCATTCCAGCGAAGCGCGCTACCACGCGCCGGCGCGACTGGACGACGAACTGCTGGTAAGCGCTGAAGTAATCGAATTGAACCGTGTCAGCCTGCGCTTCAAGCAGCAGGTCAGGCGGGCTACGGATGATGCGCTGCTCTGTGAAGGGCAGTTTCTGGTGGCCTGTGTGCGCACTGAAAGTTTAAAACCCCGGGCCATTCCCGAAGCTCTACGAGCGGCCTTTGCCGACGTGAGCGGCGCGGGTACACACTCAAAGCAGGAGATAAAGCGTGGAAGCTAA
- the ruvB gene encoding Holliday junction branch migration DNA helicase RuvB gives MIEADRLIAATGAPRDREEVQDRAIRPVSLAEYIGQPTVREQMELFIQAARGRNESLDHTLIFGPPGLGKTTLANIIAQEMGVSIKSTSGPVLERPGDLAALLTNLEPHDVLFIDEIHRLSPIVEEVLYPAMEDFQLDIMIGEGPAARSIKLDLPPFTLVGATTRAGMLTNPLRDRFGIVQRLEFYSTADLATIVGRSANILGLPLDPEGAFEIARRARGTPRIANRLLRRVRDFAEVRAKGHITKPIADLALNLLDVDERGFDHQDRRLLLTMIEKFDGGPVGVDSLAAAISEERHTIEDVLEPYLIQQGYIMRTPRGRVVTRHAYLHFGLNIPSRLGEMPVVDEFLDAVDD, from the coding sequence GTGATTGAAGCTGATCGTCTGATCGCCGCCACGGGCGCCCCCCGTGACCGCGAGGAAGTCCAGGACCGGGCGATTCGTCCTGTCAGCCTGGCCGAATACATCGGCCAGCCGACCGTTCGCGAGCAAATGGAGTTGTTCATCCAGGCTGCCCGCGGGCGTAACGAGTCCCTGGACCACACATTGATTTTTGGTCCGCCGGGCTTGGGTAAAACTACCCTGGCCAACATCATCGCTCAGGAAATGGGCGTCTCGATCAAAAGCACCTCGGGGCCGGTTCTTGAGCGTCCGGGTGATCTGGCGGCGTTGCTGACCAACCTTGAGCCGCACGACGTGCTGTTCATCGATGAAATCCATCGCCTGTCGCCGATTGTTGAAGAAGTGCTGTACCCGGCGATGGAGGATTTCCAGCTCGACATCATGATCGGCGAAGGCCCGGCCGCGCGTTCGATCAAGCTCGATCTGCCGCCCTTCACCCTGGTCGGCGCGACCACGCGAGCGGGGATGCTGACCAACCCGCTGCGCGACCGTTTCGGCATCGTCCAGCGCCTGGAGTTCTACAGCACGGCCGACCTCGCCACGATTGTCGGTCGTTCGGCGAATATCCTCGGCTTGCCGCTGGACCCTGAAGGCGCCTTCGAAATCGCCCGACGTGCCCGTGGCACACCGCGAATCGCCAACCGTTTGCTGCGCCGGGTACGCGACTTCGCCGAAGTTCGCGCCAAGGGCCATATCACCAAGCCGATTGCCGATCTGGCCCTGAACCTGCTGGATGTCGACGAGCGTGGCTTCGATCATCAGGACCGGCGTCTGCTGCTGACCATGATCGAGAAGTTCGATGGCGGGCCGGTTGGTGTGGACAGTCTCGCAGCAGCGATCAGTGAAGAGCGCCACACCATTGAAGACGTGCTGGAGCCTTACCTGATTCAGCAGGGCTACATCATGCGCACCCCTCGCGGGCGAGTGGTGACGCGGCATGCGTACCTGCACTTCGGCTTAAACATTCCGTCACGATTGGGCGAGATGCCCGTGGTAGACGAGTTTCTCGATGCCGTGGACGATTAA
- the ruvA gene encoding Holliday junction branch migration protein RuvA, producing the protein MIGRLRGTLAEKQPPHLILDVNGLGYELEVPMTTLYRLPSVGEPLTLHTHLVVREDAQLLYGFVGKRERDFFRELIRLNGVGPKLALALMSSLEVDELVRCVQSQDTSALTKVPGVGKKTAERLLVELKDRFKAWETVPAMFALVPNQPDGPAPVNTAENDAVSALISLGYKPQEASKAISAIKEKGLSSEDMIRRALKGMI; encoded by the coding sequence GTGATTGGACGTTTGCGCGGCACTCTGGCTGAGAAACAGCCACCGCATCTGATTCTGGATGTAAACGGTCTGGGGTATGAGCTTGAAGTGCCCATGACCACGCTGTATCGCTTGCCGTCGGTCGGTGAACCGCTGACGCTGCACACCCATTTGGTCGTACGCGAAGACGCGCAGTTACTCTATGGTTTCGTCGGCAAGCGCGAGCGAGACTTTTTCCGCGAGTTGATCCGTCTCAATGGTGTGGGGCCGAAACTGGCCCTGGCGTTGATGTCGAGCCTGGAAGTCGACGAACTGGTGCGTTGCGTGCAGTCCCAGGACACTTCGGCGCTGACCAAGGTGCCGGGTGTGGGCAAGAAAACCGCCGAGCGCCTGTTGGTGGAACTCAAGGACCGCTTCAAGGCCTGGGAAACCGTGCCGGCCATGTTTGCCCTGGTGCCGAACCAGCCGGACGGGCCGGCGCCGGTCAACACCGCCGAGAACGACGCGGTCAGCGCGCTGATTTCCCTGGGCTACAAGCCGCAGGAAGCCAGCAAGGCGATTTCCGCGATCAAGGAGAAAGGCTTGAGCAGTGAAGACATGATTCGTCGTGCCCTGAAGGGAATGATCTAA
- the ruvC gene encoding crossover junction endodeoxyribonuclease RuvC yields the protein MTLILGIDPGSRITGYGVVRDTGRGCEYVASGCIRTGAGELSERLQIVYRGVREIIQTYKPVTMGIEKVFMARNADSALKLGQARGAAIVAGAEESLEIAEYTATQVKQAVVGTGAANKEQVQMMVMHMLKLTSKPQIDASDALAIAICHAHTRSSLLPHGLGAARSRGGRLRL from the coding sequence ATGACTTTAATTCTTGGTATCGACCCCGGTTCGCGCATCACCGGTTACGGCGTGGTTCGTGATACCGGCCGTGGCTGCGAATACGTGGCCTCCGGCTGTATCCGCACCGGCGCTGGCGAGTTGTCTGAGCGCCTACAGATTGTCTATCGCGGTGTGCGGGAAATTATCCAGACGTACAAGCCAGTGACCATGGGCATCGAAAAAGTGTTCATGGCCCGTAACGCCGATTCTGCCCTGAAGCTGGGGCAGGCCCGTGGCGCGGCCATCGTGGCGGGTGCGGAAGAAAGCCTGGAAATTGCCGAGTACACCGCGACCCAGGTCAAGCAGGCGGTCGTCGGCACCGGAGCTGCCAATAAAGAGCAGGTACAAATGATGGTCATGCATATGTTGAAGCTGACCAGCAAGCCACAAATCGATGCCTCGGATGCCCTGGCCATCGCCATTTGCCATGCTCACACCCGTTCCAGCCTGTTGCCCCATGGCCTGGGTGCGGCACGCAGTCGTGGCGGGCGCCTGCGTCTCTGA
- a CDS encoding YebC/PmpR family DNA-binding transcriptional regulator encodes MAGHSKWANIKHRKERQDAKKGKIFTKWIRELTVAARQGGGDPGSNPRLRLALDKALGANMSRDIIDRAVARGAGAADTDDMVELTYEGYGPGGVAVMVECMTDNRNRTAAAVRHAFSKCGGNLGTDGSVAYLFERKGQISFAAGVDEDALIEAAMEADADDVVTNEDGSIDVFTSFSGFYAVRNALEAAGFKGDDAEIVMLPTTSAELDLEGAEKVLKLIDMLEDLDDVQNVYSNAEIPESVAAQLG; translated from the coding sequence ATGGCAGGTCATTCCAAGTGGGCGAACATCAAGCACCGCAAAGAACGTCAGGATGCCAAAAAAGGCAAGATTTTCACCAAGTGGATTCGTGAACTGACCGTCGCTGCCCGCCAGGGTGGCGGTGATCCGGGTTCCAACCCGCGCCTGCGCCTGGCGTTGGACAAGGCCCTTGGCGCGAACATGAGTCGCGACATCATCGACCGGGCAGTCGCCCGTGGTGCCGGTGCCGCCGATACCGACGACATGGTCGAGCTGACCTACGAAGGTTACGGCCCGGGCGGCGTAGCGGTGATGGTCGAGTGCATGACCGACAACCGTAACCGCACCGCTGCCGCTGTTCGCCATGCGTTCAGCAAGTGTGGCGGCAACCTCGGTACCGACGGTTCGGTGGCCTATCTGTTCGAGCGCAAGGGGCAGATCTCCTTCGCTGCCGGTGTCGATGAAGACGCGCTGATCGAAGCGGCCATGGAAGCCGATGCCGATGACGTGGTAACCAACGAAGACGGTTCCATCGATGTATTCACCTCGTTCTCCGGGTTCTACGCCGTGCGTAATGCGCTGGAAGCGGCCGGTTTCAAAGGTGACGACGCCGAAATCGTCATGCTGCCGACCACCAGCGCCGAACTGGATCTGGAAGGCGCCGAGAAAGTCCTCAAGCTGATCGATATGCTCGAAGACCTGGATGACGTGCAGAACGTCTACTCCAACGCCGAAATCCCGGAGTCGGTCGCCGCACAGCTCGGTTAA
- the aspS gene encoding aspartate--tRNA ligase produces the protein MMRSHYCGQLNESLEGQEITLCGWVHRRRDHGGVIFLDIRDRDGLAQVVFDPDRAESFAAADRVRSEYVVKITGKVRLRPAGATNANMASGMIEVLGYELEVLNESETPPFPLNEFSDVGEETRLRYRFLDLRRPEMAEKLRLRSRMTTSIRRFLDENGFLDVETPILTRATPEGARDYLVPSRTHAGSFFALPQSPQLFKQLLMVAGFDRYYQIAKCFRDEDLRADRQPEFTQIDIETSFLDEKEIMGLTEQMIRNLFKEVLGLEFGDFPHMTFEEAMRRYGSDKPDLRNPLELVDVADQLKEVDFKVFSGPANDPKCRIAALRVPGGASMPRKQIDDYTKFVGIYGAKGLAYIKVNERAAGVDGLQSPIVKNIPLENLNAILDRVGAVDGDIVFFGADKAKIVSEALGALRIKLGHDLDLLTCKWAPMWVVDFPMFEENDDGSFTALHHPFTAPKCTPEELEANPATALSRAYDMVLNGTELGGGSIRIHRKEMQQTVFRLLGINEAEQEEKFGFLLDALKYGAPPHGGLAFGLDRLVMLMTGAQSIREVIAFPKTQSAADVMTQAPGQVDAKALRELHIRLRETPKAE, from the coding sequence ATGATGCGCAGCCATTATTGCGGCCAACTGAACGAAAGCCTGGAAGGCCAGGAAATTACCCTTTGCGGATGGGTCCACCGTCGCCGTGACCACGGTGGGGTGATTTTCCTCGATATCCGTGATCGTGACGGTCTGGCCCAGGTCGTGTTCGATCCGGATCGCGCTGAATCCTTCGCCGCCGCCGATCGCGTGCGCAGCGAGTACGTTGTGAAGATCACCGGCAAGGTTCGCCTGCGTCCGGCGGGTGCGACCAACGCCAACATGGCGTCGGGCATGATCGAAGTCCTTGGTTATGAACTGGAAGTGCTGAACGAATCGGAAACCCCGCCGTTCCCGTTGAACGAGTTCTCCGACGTCGGCGAAGAGACCCGTCTGCGTTATCGCTTCCTGGATCTGCGTCGCCCGGAAATGGCCGAGAAGCTGCGTCTGCGTTCGCGCATGACCACCAGCATCCGTCGCTTCCTGGACGAGAACGGCTTCCTCGACGTCGAGACGCCGATCCTGACCCGTGCTACTCCGGAAGGCGCTCGCGACTACCTGGTCCCGAGCCGTACCCACGCCGGTTCGTTCTTCGCCCTGCCGCAATCGCCACAGCTGTTCAAGCAACTGCTGATGGTGGCCGGCTTCGACCGTTACTACCAGATCGCCAAGTGCTTCCGTGACGAAGACCTGCGTGCCGACCGCCAGCCGGAATTCACCCAGATCGACATCGAGACCAGCTTCCTCGATGAAAAAGAGATCATGGGCCTGACCGAGCAAATGATCCGCAACCTGTTCAAGGAAGTGCTGGGTCTGGAATTCGGTGATTTCCCGCACATGACCTTCGAAGAGGCCATGCGTCGTTACGGTTCCGACAAGCCGGACCTGCGTAACCCGCTGGAACTGGTTGACGTTGCCGATCAGCTCAAGGAAGTCGATTTCAAGGTGTTCAGCGGCCCGGCCAACGACCCGAAATGCCGTATCGCCGCTTTGCGCGTTCCAGGCGGGGCAAGCATGCCGCGCAAGCAGATCGACGATTACACCAAGTTCGTCGGTATCTACGGTGCCAAGGGCCTGGCGTACATCAAGGTCAACGAGCGCGCTGCCGGCGTTGACGGTCTGCAGTCGCCGATCGTGAAAAACATCCCGCTGGAAAACCTCAACGCTATCCTTGATCGCGTGGGTGCAGTTGACGGCGACATCGTGTTCTTCGGCGCCGACAAGGCCAAGATCGTCAGCGAAGCCCTGGGCGCGCTGCGGATCAAACTGGGCCACGACCTGGACCTGCTGACCTGCAAGTGGGCACCGATGTGGGTCGTCGACTTCCCGATGTTCGAAGAGAACGACGACGGCAGCTTCACCGCCTTGCACCATCCGTTCACTGCGCCGAAGTGCACTCCGGAAGAGCTGGAAGCCAACCCGGCAACCGCGCTGTCCCGTGCCTACGACATGGTTCTGAACGGCACCGAGCTGGGCGGCGGTTCGATCCGTATCCACCGCAAAGAGATGCAGCAGACTGTATTCCGTCTGCTGGGTATCAACGAAGCGGAACAGGAAGAGAAATTCGGCTTCCTGCTCGACGCGCTGAAATACGGCGCGCCGCCGCACGGTGGCCTGGCCTTCGGTCTGGACCGTCTGGTGATGCTGATGACCGGCGCCCAGTCGATCCGTGAAGTGATCGCCTTCCCGAAAACCCAGAGCGCGGCGGACGTCATGACTCAGGCACCGGGTCAGGTGGATGCCAAGGCATTGCGCGAACTGCACATTCGTCTGCGCGAAACGCCAAAGGCCGAGTAA
- a CDS encoding zinc ribbon domain-containing protein: MPMYDYQCASCGHQLEAIQKISDAPLVDCPACQAPELKKMLSMPGFRLSGTGWYETDFKTGSKKNLAGGDKAD; the protein is encoded by the coding sequence ATGCCGATGTACGATTATCAATGTGCTTCCTGTGGTCATCAGTTGGAAGCCATTCAAAAGATCAGCGATGCACCGCTGGTCGACTGCCCTGCGTGCCAGGCGCCAGAGCTTAAGAAGATGCTGTCCATGCCGGGCTTCCGCCTCAGCGGTACTGGCTGGTACGAGACCGATTTCAAGACCGGTTCCAAGAAGAACCTGGCCGGCGGCGACAAAGCTGACTAA
- a CDS encoding ribbon-helix-helix domain-containing protein translates to MVYGDRRNEGRIDPVKDKRIDPFVSEFDMGLVQPLSRSVRLNGFATCLRLEQVYWDILGDIARLNGCSVSALLSHVDREVHLRHGGVKNFSGLVRVVCVVHSLKEGGCGVMPQSRQ, encoded by the coding sequence ATGGTTTATGGAGACAGGCGAAACGAGGGGAGGATTGATCCTGTAAAGGACAAAAGGATTGATCCATTTGTCAGTGAATTCGATATGGGGCTGGTTCAGCCTTTGTCCCGGTCGGTGCGGTTGAATGGCTTCGCCACCTGTTTGCGACTTGAGCAGGTTTACTGGGATATTCTGGGCGACATCGCCCGGCTCAATGGCTGCTCGGTCAGCGCGTTGTTGTCCCACGTGGATCGCGAAGTGCATTTGCGCCATGGTGGGGTGAAGAACTTCAGCGGACTGGTGCGGGTGGTCTGTGTTGTACACAGTCTCAAGGAAGGAGGTTGTGGGGTGATGCCTCAGTCTCGGCAGTGA
- a CDS encoding Dps family protein: protein MAIDIGISEEDRKSIVDGLSRLLSDTYVLYLKTHNFHWNVTGPMFRTLHLMFEEQYNELALAVDSIAERIRALGFPAPGAYAVYARLSSIKEEEGVPAAEDMIRQLVEGQEAVTRTARGIFPLLDKVSDEPTADLLTQRMQVHEKTAWMLRALLDQ, encoded by the coding sequence ATGGCAATCGATATCGGTATCAGTGAAGAGGATCGCAAGTCCATCGTCGACGGACTTTCGCGTCTGCTGTCGGACACCTACGTACTTTATTTGAAAACCCATAACTTCCACTGGAACGTCACCGGCCCGATGTTCCGGACCCTGCACCTGATGTTCGAGGAGCAATACAACGAGTTGGCCCTGGCGGTCGATTCGATTGCCGAGCGGATTCGTGCCCTCGGTTTTCCTGCGCCCGGTGCCTACGCCGTTTATGCGCGACTGTCCTCTATTAAAGAGGAGGAAGGCGTGCCTGCCGCCGAAGACATGATCAGGCAATTGGTCGAGGGGCAGGAAGCCGTCACCCGCACGGCTCGCGGGATCTTTCCGCTGCTCGACAAAGTCAGTGACGAGCCGACGGCTGATCTGCTGACCCAGCGTATGCAGGTTCACGAAAAAACCGCATGGATGCTCCGCGCCCTGCTGGATCAGTAA